A genomic window from Lotus japonicus ecotype B-129 chromosome 1, LjGifu_v1.2 includes:
- the LOC130728512 gene encoding myb-related protein 306-like: protein MGRPPCCDKEGVKKGPWTPEEDIILVTYIQEHGPGNWRSVPTKTGLSRCSKSCRLRWTNYLRPGIKRGNFTEQEEKMIIHLQDLLGNRWAAIASYLPQRTDNDIKNYWNTHLKKKLKKLQAGSEGNLGEGFSASSPQRISRGQWERRLQTDIQMAKIALSEALSPQKPSSSNNNNNPSNSSSTLSSTKPTQSPSCYASSADNIARLLKGWMKNPPKKRSSRTNSVATQNSFNYNLNAAGTDTASSSGAKGISSTSAELSETFESLFGFESLESPNSDQFSPSNLSPERKPDVNVIGPEMPLSLLEKWLLDECSVNPEKILGFGDDDKIF from the exons ATGGGAAGACCACCTTGTTGTGACAAAGAAGGTGTCAAGAAAGGGCCTTGGACTCCTGAAGAAGATATCATTCTGGTCACTTATATTCAGGAACATGGTCCTGGCAATTGGAGGTCTGTTCCTACCAAAACAG GGTTGTCAAGATGCAGCAAGAGTTGCAGGCTTAGATGGACAAATTACCTGAGGCCAGGAATCAAAAGGGGTAACTTCACAGAACAAGAGGAGAAGATGATAATCCACCTTCAAGATCTTCTAGGAAACAG ATGGGCTGCAATAGCTTCATACCTTCCACAAAGAACAGATAATGACATAAAAAACTATTGGAACACCCATTTGAAAAAGAAGCTGAAAAAATTGCAAGCAGGTTCTGAAGGAAACTTGGGAGAAGGGTTTTCAGCATCATCACCACAAAGGATTTCAAGAGGCCAGTGGGAAAGGAGGCTCCAAACTGACATCCAAATGGCCAAGATAGCTCTCAGTGAAGCTCTTTCACCACAGAAACCATCTTCATCTAATAATAACAACAACCCTTCAAATAGTAGCAGCACTTTGTCCTCCACAAAACCCACCCAATCTCCATCATGCTACGCTTCAAGCGCCGACAACATAGCGCGTTTGTTGAAAGGGTGGATGAAGAATCCACCAAAGAAAAGGTCCTCAAGGACTAACTCAGTTGCCACACAAAACTCCTTCAATTACAACTTGAATGCTGCAGGGACTGACACTGCTTCTTCTAGTGGAGCAAAAGGAATTAGCAGTACTAGTGCTGAATTGTCTGAAACATTTGAGTCCTTGTTTGGTTTTGAGTCTTTGGAGTCTCCAAATTCTGATCAGTTTTCTCCATCTAATTTGTCACCTGAAAGAAAGCCAGATGTTAATGTTATTGGTCCAGAAATGCCCTTGTCTTTGCTAGAGAAGTGGCTTCTTGATGAGTGCAGTGTTAATCCAGAGAAAATCTTAGGCTTTGGTGATGATGATAAGATTTTTTAG
- the LOC130715413 gene encoding uncharacterized protein LOC130715413: MTRRPNTRGRRCLSTPNDQSGSSQMNLPSAQVGSNHSASITNTGSSSQEGVQTNPTSPNEVHANAQDGPQVAASSSTQRKPKNASWNVNVIDPDGHIIPSKLRAADVLSTRTPNRILTQWNSRSQPVGESGGLLGQALGLLASNFSHFPIVYENWKIVPDHYKDSVYATIKEKFVVNDDDHRKFILTSLGKKWRDNKSELFLENYDWEVSMAQNIQNPPVGIEPDHWILFVQHKLSDKQREISEKNAANRAKQVIPHTLGSKSLARKRDELELQDGRPYSRADMYLVSHQKNDGTYVNDEARLKCDQLRTAIENCSSENEAFVDTFGKERPGYVRGMGLGVTPSQLTIPSFNRSTLQNDGLIEKMQSEIESLKEKVVEVDALKAQVAEMDVLKEQLAFLMQVVNLESPRETRPSSSSSHV; the protein is encoded by the exons ATGACTCGTAGACCCAATACTCGTGGTCGTAGGTGTCTATCAACACCTAATGATCAATCTGGCTCTTCACAAATGAATCTGCCAAGTGCACAAGTTGGCAGCAATCATAGTGCGTCGATAACAAATACTGGATCATCATCTCAGGAAGGTGTTCAAACTAACCCAACCAGTCCAAATGAGGTACATGCAAATGCTCAGGATGGGCCACAAGTTGCAGCTTCATCCTCAACTCAAAGAAAGCCTAAAAATGCTAGTTGGAATGTGAATGTCATAG ATCCCGATGGTCATATTATTCCATCAAAGTTAAGAGCAGCTGATGTCTTGTCTACAAGAACTCCCAATAGGATACTAACCCAGTGGAATTCACGTAGCCAACCAGTAGGAGAGTCTGGTGGCTTATTGGGTCAAGCTTTAGGGCTTCTGGCGAGCAATTTTTCCCATTTTCCAATAGTGTATGAGAACTGGAAAATAGTACCTGATCACTACAAGGATAGTGTTTATGCCACCATCAAG GAAAAATTCGTGGTAAATGATGATGATCATAGAAAATTTATCTTAACTAGTTTGGGGAAGAAATGGAGAGACAACAAATCTGAACTGTTCCTTGAGAATTATGATTGGGAAGTTTCTATGGCACAAAATATTCAGAATCCCCCAGTAGGGATTGAGCCAGATCATTGGATACTTTTTGTGCAGCACAAGCTAAGTGATAAACAAAGG GAAATATCTGAAAAAAATGCAGCAAATCGAGCTAAACAAGTGATCCCTCATACACTGGGATCAAAGTCACTAGCAAGAAAGAGAGATGAGCTG GAGTTGCAAGATGGACGACCATATAGTAGAGCAGACATGTATCTTGTTTCTCATCAAAAGAATGATGGAACTTATGTTAATGATGAGGCTAGACTCAAATGT GACCAATTGCGTACCGCAATTGAAAATTGTTCTTCTGAGAATGAAGCCTTTGTTGATACTTTTGGGAAGGAACGTCCTGGATATGTACGTGGCATGGGACTTGGAGTAACTCCAAGTCAGCTCACTATACCTAGCTTCAACAGGTCAACCCTTCAAAATGATggtttgattgaaaaaatgCAATCTGAAATTGAATCTCTAAAGGAAAAAGTTGTTGAAGTTGATGCTTTAAAAGCACAAGTTGCTGAGATGGATGTTTTGAAGGAACAACTTGCTTTTCTTATGCaa GTTGTTAACTTGGAATCACCGAGAGAAACGAGGCCGTCTTCCTCCTCTAGTCATGTTTGA